A region from the Sandaracinus amylolyticus genome encodes:
- a CDS encoding M23 family metallopeptidase, which produces MRNDACRCLTIALALSALFVVDPATTSAQQLDRLGRVVLADRVPEAWLSDASDAFPLQPARQRRRMPRQCRTRGGYRRFCQGERRVPTPYGAAAALAEHLGLGLRATAMHVMHARPFDEWLAAVRDLDADEHLTFPVPSGYLGRRFGFTRDAGLAHRRHDGVDIGAPEGDPVVAARDGLVVYSDDGLTGMGNVVILLHQDGASTLYAHCRATHVFAGQYVERGEVIGEVGETGFANAPHLHFEWRQRGWVRDPSRRFIRRDRDPALAMFPLPAAVAGDRDRDDDES; this is translated from the coding sequence ATGAGAAACGACGCGTGTCGGTGCCTCACGATCGCCCTCGCGCTCTCCGCTCTCTTCGTCGTCGATCCAGCCACCACGAGCGCGCAGCAGCTCGATCGCCTCGGGCGCGTCGTGCTCGCGGATCGCGTTCCAGAGGCGTGGCTCTCGGACGCGTCGGACGCGTTCCCGTTGCAGCCTGCGCGACAGCGCCGCCGGATGCCGCGACAGTGCCGCACGCGCGGCGGCTATCGACGCTTCTGCCAGGGCGAGCGTCGCGTGCCCACGCCGTACGGCGCCGCGGCGGCGCTCGCGGAGCACCTCGGGCTCGGCCTGCGCGCGACCGCGATGCACGTCATGCACGCGCGTCCGTTCGACGAGTGGCTCGCCGCGGTGCGCGACCTCGACGCCGACGAGCACCTCACGTTCCCGGTGCCGTCGGGCTACCTCGGTCGCCGCTTCGGCTTCACGCGCGACGCAGGCCTCGCGCATCGTCGACACGACGGCGTCGACATCGGCGCGCCCGAGGGGGACCCCGTCGTCGCCGCGCGCGACGGGCTCGTCGTCTACAGCGACGACGGCCTCACGGGCATGGGCAACGTCGTGATCCTGCTGCACCAGGACGGCGCCTCCACGCTCTACGCGCACTGCCGCGCGACGCACGTGTTCGCGGGCCAGTACGTCGAGCGCGGCGAGGTGATCGGCGAGGTCGGCGAGACCGGCTTCGCGAACGCGCCGCACCTGCACTTCGAGTGGCGCCAGCGCGGCTGGGTGCGCGACCCCTCGCGTCGCTTCATCCGCCGCGATCGCGACCCCGCGCTCGCGATGTTCCCGCTCCCCGCCGCAGTGGCCGGCGATCGCGATCGTGATGACGACGAGAGCTGA
- a CDS encoding rhodanese-like domain-containing protein: protein MRNASIALVLAALVGCGGSSSSTTTTETAETTSSGSEAQPSFAQITVDEVATAISAADGRVAVFDANSRETYDQNHVPGATWVDYDAVTAEQLPADRSTQLVFYCANEQCSASHVAAETASGLGYTNVAVMGAGIQGWIAAGKPVEGAGAPAAE, encoded by the coding sequence ATGCGGAACGCCAGCATTGCCCTCGTCCTCGCTGCGCTCGTCGGATGCGGCGGCTCGTCGTCGTCGACGACCACCACCGAGACCGCGGAGACCACCTCGAGCGGCAGCGAGGCGCAGCCGAGCTTCGCGCAGATCACCGTCGACGAGGTCGCGACCGCGATCTCCGCGGCCGATGGTCGTGTCGCGGTGTTCGACGCGAACTCGCGCGAGACCTACGACCAGAACCACGTGCCCGGCGCGACGTGGGTCGACTACGACGCGGTCACCGCGGAGCAGCTGCCCGCCGATCGCAGCACGCAGCTCGTGTTCTATTGCGCGAACGAGCAGTGCTCGGCGAGCCACGTCGCGGCGGAGACGGCGTCGGGCCTCGGCTACACGAACGTCGCGGTGATGGGCGCGGGCATCCAGGGCTGGATCGCCGCGGGCAAGCCGGTCGAGGGTGCAGGCGCGCCGGCGGCCGAGTGA
- a CDS encoding phosphodiester glycosidase family protein yields the protein MRASCVALIAFLSLALPARAQEVPRRAAEARDVWSEPNPGVRYLFRITTTPTELHALVVSLAHPGVRIVATRYDDRWTTVGDHARAHALAGAINGGFWGALQRPRGLAIGGGEAWPTSAADPEMGFFAIDARGRALVRAPGEAVADAELATLVDAVSGRPILVRAGAIDQAALDAFETANQRQPRTAVGLSEDRRTAILVVVDGRRPTSRGMTLYELARSMIELGAHDAINLDGGGSSEMYVARSGGVVNVPSRGRWELALGARTEDVRRDASGREERYVRGVEREVLNHLGVIAPEWPALAPTAFESALGGAPEIDAPSTHRLAPEPPPLRLGALRELVAPVVALAMLVLLGAIVIARRRRGAAPLVRSRGVPIANSER from the coding sequence ATGCGTGCGTCGTGCGTCGCGCTGATCGCGTTCCTCTCGCTCGCGCTGCCCGCGCGCGCGCAGGAGGTGCCACGTCGCGCGGCGGAGGCGCGCGACGTGTGGTCCGAGCCGAACCCCGGCGTCCGCTACCTCTTCCGCATCACCACGACGCCGACCGAGCTGCACGCGCTCGTCGTCTCGCTCGCGCATCCCGGTGTTCGCATCGTCGCGACGCGCTACGACGATCGCTGGACGACCGTCGGCGACCATGCGCGCGCTCACGCGCTCGCGGGCGCGATCAACGGTGGCTTCTGGGGCGCGCTGCAGCGGCCGCGTGGGCTCGCGATCGGCGGTGGCGAGGCGTGGCCGACCTCCGCGGCCGATCCCGAGATGGGCTTCTTCGCGATCGATGCGCGCGGTCGCGCGCTGGTGCGAGCGCCCGGCGAAGCAGTCGCGGACGCCGAGCTCGCGACGCTCGTCGACGCAGTTTCGGGCCGGCCGATCCTCGTGCGCGCCGGGGCGATCGATCAGGCCGCGCTCGACGCGTTCGAGACCGCGAACCAACGCCAGCCGCGCACCGCCGTCGGCCTCTCGGAGGATCGTCGCACCGCGATCCTCGTCGTCGTCGACGGCCGCCGTCCGACCAGCCGCGGGATGACGCTCTACGAGCTCGCGCGATCGATGATCGAGCTCGGCGCGCACGACGCGATCAACCTCGACGGAGGCGGCTCGAGCGAGATGTACGTCGCGCGCTCGGGCGGCGTCGTGAACGTGCCGAGCCGCGGCCGCTGGGAGCTCGCGCTCGGCGCGCGGACCGAAGACGTCCGCCGCGACGCGAGCGGGCGCGAAGAGCGGTACGTGCGCGGCGTGGAGCGCGAGGTCCTCAACCACCTCGGCGTGATCGCGCCCGAGTGGCCCGCGCTCGCGCCCACTGCGTTCGAGAGCGCGCTCGGCGGCGCGCCCGAGATCGATGCTCCGAGCACACATCGCCTCGCGCCCGAGCCGCCTCCGCTCCGGCTCGGCGCGCTGCGCGAGCTCGTCGCGCCCGTGGTCGCGCTCGCGATGCTCGTGCTGCTCGGCGCGATCGTGATCGCGCGACGACGGCGTGGCGCTGCGCCCCTCGTCCGATCGCGTGGCGTGCCGATTGCCAACTCCGAACGGTGA
- a CDS encoding amidohydrolase family protein, with the protein MDVRVIDAWIQHPTPTFLAHPMFETLRRWMRIDVVPDAIPLELTLGAMDAAGVERALISAWWGPGGPLISNDDVARWVDASGGRLIGVASADLRRPMEAVREIRRCAARGFRAVRMLPWLWELPPDHPRYYPIYAACVDLGLPFCTQVGHTGPLMPSEPGRPIPYLDRVALDFPELVIVGGHVGHPWTDEMISLATKYPNVHIDTSAYKASRYPASLVAFMRTNGRKKVLFGSNHPMITPGACLEGLDALGLDEETRRLFLRDNAVRIFGL; encoded by the coding sequence ATGGACGTCCGCGTGATCGATGCCTGGATCCAACATCCGACGCCGACCTTCCTCGCGCATCCGATGTTCGAGACGCTCCGGCGATGGATGCGCATCGACGTCGTGCCGGACGCGATCCCGCTCGAGCTGACGCTCGGCGCGATGGACGCCGCAGGCGTCGAGCGCGCGCTGATCTCGGCGTGGTGGGGCCCCGGCGGCCCGCTGATCTCGAACGACGACGTCGCGCGGTGGGTGGACGCGAGCGGTGGACGGTTGATCGGTGTCGCGTCGGCCGATCTGCGGAGACCGATGGAGGCAGTCCGCGAGATCCGTCGCTGCGCGGCGCGCGGCTTCCGCGCGGTGCGCATGCTCCCGTGGCTCTGGGAGCTTCCGCCCGATCACCCGCGCTATTACCCGATCTACGCGGCGTGTGTGGATCTCGGACTGCCGTTCTGCACGCAGGTCGGGCACACCGGGCCGCTCATGCCCTCGGAGCCCGGGCGGCCGATTCCCTATCTCGATCGTGTCGCGCTCGACTTCCCCGAGCTCGTGATCGTCGGTGGCCACGTCGGACACCCGTGGACCGACGAGATGATCTCGCTCGCGACCAAATATCCGAACGTCCACATCGACACGTCGGCCTACAAGGCGAGCCGATATCCCGCGTCGCTCGTCGCGTTCATGCGCACGAACGGCCGCAAGAAGGTGCTCTTCGGATCGAACCACCCGATGATCACGCCGGGCGCGTGCCTCGAGGGCCTCGACGCGCTCGGCCTCGACGAAGAGACGCGCCGCCTCTTTTTGCGCGACAACGCGGTGCGCATCTTCGGGCTCTGA
- a CDS encoding DUF4442 domain-containing protein — protein sequence MSVQAVQQAIAGVPFNAFLGLEVIEAEPGRAAVKLPDVPSLKNHVGGPHAAAMYAAAEAASGAVVFSAFADRLGEVLPLLAGASVDYRKLAMGAAVARAELATTREAVLDALASSPKGAEVPVRVVIEDGAGRAVAEMSARWFLRKNG from the coding sequence ATGAGCGTGCAGGCAGTCCAGCAGGCGATCGCGGGCGTTCCGTTCAACGCGTTCCTCGGGCTCGAGGTGATCGAGGCAGAGCCCGGTCGCGCGGCGGTGAAGCTGCCCGACGTGCCCTCGCTCAAGAACCACGTCGGGGGGCCTCACGCCGCCGCGATGTACGCCGCCGCGGAGGCCGCATCGGGCGCGGTCGTGTTCTCCGCGTTCGCCGATCGCCTCGGCGAGGTGCTCCCGCTGCTCGCTGGCGCGAGCGTCGACTACCGCAAGCTCGCGATGGGCGCCGCCGTCGCGCGCGCCGAGCTCGCGACGACGCGCGAGGCCGTGCTCGACGCGCTCGCGTCGAGCCCCAAGGGCGCCGAGGTCCCGGTGCGTGTGGTGATCGAGGACGGCGCGGGGCGCGCGGTCGCGGAGATGAGCGCGCGCTGGTTCCTGCGCAAGAACGGCTGA
- a CDS encoding ExbD/TolR family protein, with amino-acid sequence MASPLSIARHVRRALARRRSDAPLDGELNIVPFLDIITNLLLFLLATAGSVMMVAQVDAQLPRGPRGASTNVVATPSVTIVARGVVIAGPGGFATAECTATTRTYAVAVPRRDGAIDSAALSACAARLHASLGQDDRVILSADPNVPYDELVRAMDALRADGDRPLFSDILLSAGVR; translated from the coding sequence ATGGCCTCGCCGCTCTCCATCGCTCGCCACGTACGACGCGCGCTCGCACGACGCCGGTCCGATGCGCCGCTCGACGGCGAGCTGAACATCGTGCCGTTCCTCGACATCATCACGAACCTGCTGCTCTTCCTGCTCGCGACCGCAGGCTCGGTGATGATGGTCGCGCAGGTCGACGCGCAGCTCCCGCGCGGCCCGCGCGGCGCGTCCACGAACGTCGTCGCGACCCCGAGCGTCACGATCGTCGCACGCGGCGTCGTGATCGCCGGGCCCGGTGGGTTCGCGACCGCCGAGTGCACCGCGACGACGCGCACGTACGCGGTCGCGGTCCCGCGCCGCGACGGGGCGATCGACTCCGCCGCGCTCTCCGCGTGCGCCGCGCGGCTCCACGCGTCGCTCGGGCAGGACGATCGCGTGATCCTGAGCGCCGATCCGAACGTGCCCTACGACGAGCTCGTCCGCGCGATGGACGCGCTGCGCGCCGACGGTGATCGCCCGCTCTTCTCGGACATCCTGCTCTCCGCGGGCGTGCGCTGA
- a CDS encoding class I SAM-dependent methyltransferase translates to MTPLKQVWDREVVGRLLDHGMSGVDPLRAELLRDVRGRVVEIGFGTGANLPFYPDAVSELVAVEPSVGLAERARPRLEAWGRPHRVVSASASRPLPLDARSFDAAVVTFVLCSVNDVKAVLGEVARLLAPGAPLFLAEHVAAPRGALRQVQKTIRPAWSALLGGCDPARDTRARLDENGWDTSTLRDVALELPYPVRPGLVGTTRLAARSSA, encoded by the coding sequence ATGACGCCGCTGAAGCAGGTGTGGGATCGCGAGGTCGTCGGACGACTGCTCGATCACGGCATGTCCGGCGTCGATCCGCTGCGCGCCGAGCTGCTGCGCGACGTGCGCGGCCGCGTCGTCGAGATCGGCTTCGGCACCGGCGCGAACCTGCCGTTCTATCCCGACGCGGTCAGCGAGCTCGTCGCGGTCGAGCCGAGCGTCGGTCTCGCCGAGCGCGCACGCCCGCGGCTCGAGGCATGGGGCCGTCCACATCGCGTCGTGAGCGCGTCCGCATCGCGCCCGCTGCCGCTCGACGCGCGCTCGTTCGATGCGGCGGTCGTGACCTTCGTGCTCTGCTCGGTGAACGACGTGAAGGCGGTGCTCGGCGAGGTCGCGCGACTGCTCGCGCCCGGCGCGCCGCTCTTCCTCGCGGAGCACGTCGCGGCGCCGCGCGGTGCGCTCCGGCAGGTGCAGAAGACGATCCGTCCCGCGTGGAGCGCGCTGCTCGGCGGCTGCGATCCCGCGCGCGACACGCGCGCCCGGCTCGACGAGAACGGCTGGGACACGAGCACGCTGCGCGACGTCGCGCTCGAGCTGCCGTACCCGGTGCGCCCCGGTCTCGTCGGCACCACGCGCCTGGCGGCCCGAAGCTCGGCGTAG
- a CDS encoding trypsin-like serine protease, which translates to MRQHRSFGLRLARMATAAGAVLGLGTGALGCASERAPEVAEEEIIGGVAANSPSLDAIGSLGLMSPYGSIEPFCTATLVGQETVLTARHCSELFDSGMYTGYGYRIVFAMGPDGYAPRRTVEVVASTELPRGEQQSFVGYWRDIAALHLDTPITDITPARMVALTDRDIGKEFAVIGYGMRNNAGEYGIRRAGTVELRAREGRIFEMIFGSYEAFREWLVGQGHFGVILDRAALERELGITFPAEDEDGGPPDEGDAGPPPDEGDAGVPGDGGPPDDGDAGPDDYYEQLYRQYYETTYLIPEYEAWVGNTEGDAQICHGDSGGPLTRVVNGQLRVFGVASWGIHSREMYCNYGGMYAVFGQESLDAANQARRWRDPCGDATVLGECRGDVAVRCTGAGEGPRRVTRTRCNLLGQTCGTGDDGQVACVDP; encoded by the coding sequence ATGAGACAACATCGTTCGTTCGGCCTTCGACTGGCACGCATGGCCACCGCGGCGGGCGCCGTGCTGGGGCTCGGCACCGGCGCGCTGGGCTGCGCGTCCGAGCGCGCACCAGAGGTCGCGGAAGAGGAGATCATCGGCGGCGTCGCCGCGAATTCTCCGAGCCTCGACGCGATCGGCAGCCTCGGCCTGATGAGCCCGTACGGCAGCATCGAGCCGTTCTGCACTGCCACGCTCGTCGGACAGGAGACCGTGCTGACGGCGCGCCACTGCTCCGAGCTCTTCGACTCGGGCATGTACACCGGCTACGGCTATCGCATCGTGTTCGCGATGGGGCCCGACGGATACGCGCCGCGTCGCACCGTCGAGGTCGTCGCGTCGACCGAGCTGCCGCGCGGTGAGCAACAGAGCTTCGTCGGCTATTGGCGCGACATCGCCGCGCTCCACCTCGACACGCCGATCACCGACATCACACCGGCGCGCATGGTGGCGCTGACCGATCGCGACATCGGGAAGGAGTTCGCGGTCATCGGCTACGGCATGCGCAACAACGCGGGCGAGTACGGCATCCGCCGCGCCGGCACGGTCGAGCTGCGCGCGCGGGAGGGCCGCATCTTCGAGATGATCTTCGGCAGCTACGAAGCGTTCCGCGAGTGGCTCGTCGGCCAGGGACACTTCGGCGTCATCCTCGATCGCGCGGCGCTCGAGCGCGAGCTCGGCATCACCTTCCCCGCGGAAGACGAGGACGGCGGCCCGCCCGACGAGGGCGATGCGGGCCCGCCGCCCGACGAGGGCGATGCCGGCGTGCCCGGCGACGGTGGCCCGCCCGACGACGGCGATGCAGGTCCCGACGACTACTACGAGCAGCTCTATCGCCAGTACTACGAGACGACGTATCTGATCCCCGAGTACGAAGCGTGGGTCGGCAACACCGAGGGTGACGCGCAGATCTGCCACGGCGACTCGGGCGGTCCGCTCACGCGCGTCGTCAACGGCCAGCTGCGCGTGTTCGGCGTCGCGTCGTGGGGCATCCACTCGCGCGAGATGTACTGCAACTACGGCGGCATGTACGCGGTGTTCGGCCAGGAGTCGCTCGACGCGGCGAACCAGGCGCGCCGCTGGCGCGACCCGTGCGGCGACGCGACGGTGCTCGGCGAGTGCCGCGGTGACGTCGCGGTGCGCTGCACGGGCGCCGGTGAAGGCCCGCGGCGCGTGACCCGCACGCGCTGCAACCTGCTCGGCCAGACGTGCGGTACCGGCGACGACGGTCAGGTCGCGTGCGTCGATCCGTGA
- a CDS encoding alpha/beta fold hydrolase produces the protein MSAIFEDAPALPRWLENELPFRRRVARIDGRRIHFIDEGAGTPVVLMHGNPTWCFLWRKVITRLRDRGGLRLIAPDLLGLGLSDKLRAPSDHRLDVHAQAIASLLDALELEGAVIAAQDWGGPIGVGAAMLRASSRPDFVRGLVLANTAVLEPKRPFRTTAFHRFSHMPIASDVAFRGALFPVPILHRVQGDPRSIGSREKAAYAWPLRRWSDRAAPLGLARMVPDREEHPSVPFLDRLGAFVRAYRGPAALVWGERDPILGRALARHREALPHASIEVTSAGHFLQEEVPDELAHAIRSVAGV, from the coding sequence ATGAGCGCGATCTTCGAGGATGCGCCGGCGCTCCCGCGCTGGCTCGAGAACGAGCTCCCGTTCCGACGCCGCGTCGCGCGGATCGACGGTCGCCGCATCCACTTCATCGACGAGGGCGCGGGAACACCCGTCGTGCTGATGCACGGCAACCCGACGTGGTGCTTCCTGTGGCGCAAGGTGATCACGCGCCTGCGTGATCGAGGCGGGCTGCGCCTGATCGCGCCCGACCTGCTCGGCCTCGGGCTCTCCGACAAGCTGCGCGCGCCGAGTGATCATCGCCTCGACGTGCACGCGCAGGCGATCGCGAGCCTGCTCGACGCGCTCGAGCTCGAGGGCGCGGTGATCGCCGCGCAGGACTGGGGCGGGCCGATCGGCGTCGGCGCGGCGATGCTGCGCGCGTCGTCGCGACCCGACTTCGTGCGCGGGCTCGTGCTCGCGAACACCGCGGTGCTCGAGCCGAAGCGACCGTTCCGCACCACCGCGTTCCATCGCTTCTCGCACATGCCGATCGCGAGCGACGTCGCGTTCCGCGGCGCGCTGTTCCCGGTGCCGATCCTGCATCGCGTGCAGGGCGATCCGCGCTCGATCGGCTCGCGCGAGAAAGCCGCGTACGCGTGGCCGCTGCGGCGATGGAGCGATCGCGCGGCACCGCTCGGGCTCGCGCGCATGGTGCCGGACCGCGAGGAGCATCCGTCGGTGCCGTTCCTCGATCGACTCGGCGCGTTCGTGCGCGCGTATCGAGGGCCCGCCGCGCTGGTGTGGGGCGAGCGCGATCCGATCCTCGGGCGCGCGCTCGCGCGACATCGCGAAGCGCTGCCGCACGCGAGCATCGAGGTCACGAGCGCCGGACACTTCCTCCAGGAAGAAGTGCCCGACGAGCTCGCGCACGCGATCCGCTCCGTCGCGGGCGTCTAA
- a CDS encoding ExbD/TolR family protein, whose protein sequence is MASISTGSSHGGKRALDHDVPLVPFIDLLLCCVMFLLVTAVWNRLAAMQASTLTPSDEAETIAPPDTPALTVLLRADRYVVASAAGDRVELPFASGGSDPDALRAHLALRRASSGDDVVVSADDGIAYATVIETMDAIASAGFDGVAISDVRF, encoded by the coding sequence ATGGCATCGATCTCGACCGGCTCCTCGCACGGCGGCAAGCGCGCGCTCGATCACGACGTCCCGCTCGTCCCGTTCATCGACCTGCTGCTCTGCTGCGTGATGTTCCTGCTCGTCACCGCGGTGTGGAACCGACTCGCCGCGATGCAGGCGAGCACGCTCACGCCGAGCGACGAGGCGGAGACCATCGCCCCGCCCGACACGCCCGCGTTGACGGTGCTGCTGCGCGCCGATCGCTACGTCGTCGCGAGCGCAGCCGGGGATCGCGTCGAGCTGCCGTTCGCGAGCGGCGGCTCGGATCCCGACGCGCTGCGCGCGCACCTCGCGCTGCGGCGCGCATCGAGCGGGGACGACGTGGTGGTGAGCGCCGACGACGGCATCGCGTACGCGACGGTGATCGAGACGATGGACGCCATCGCATCCGCGGGGTTCGACGGCGTCGCGATCTCGGACGTGCGCTTCTGA
- a CDS encoding dienelactone hydrolase family protein — MSEKIRVADGVDGELATPAGDGEVPGLIVVHEWFGITDHVRALCDRLAAEGYLALAPDLYHGERATNEEDASLLMQKLSTGAAMQDVAAAVARLEQDPRCNGRIGIVGFCMGGAMAFAAAASVEGLRAAVPFYGIPIPGYFDASKVKCPIQAHFAARDEWATPARAQKFQSEVQANGGEMELHVYDAGHAFMREGDERAYDAKAANEAWSRALAYLAAKLKG, encoded by the coding sequence ATGAGCGAGAAGATCCGGGTCGCGGATGGAGTCGACGGGGAGCTCGCGACACCCGCGGGCGACGGCGAGGTGCCCGGCCTGATCGTCGTGCACGAGTGGTTCGGCATCACCGATCACGTGCGCGCCCTGTGCGATCGGCTCGCGGCGGAGGGATATCTCGCACTCGCGCCCGACCTCTATCACGGGGAGCGCGCGACGAACGAAGAGGACGCCTCGCTGCTGATGCAGAAGCTCTCGACCGGCGCGGCGATGCAGGACGTGGCCGCGGCGGTCGCGCGGCTGGAGCAGGACCCGCGGTGCAACGGACGCATCGGCATCGTCGGGTTCTGCATGGGCGGCGCGATGGCGTTCGCGGCCGCGGCGAGCGTGGAGGGGCTCCGCGCGGCCGTGCCGTTCTACGGGATCCCGATCCCCGGGTACTTCGATGCGTCGAAGGTGAAGTGCCCGATCCAGGCGCACTTCGCGGCGCGCGACGAGTGGGCCACGCCGGCGCGCGCGCAGAAGTTCCAGAGCGAGGTGCAGGCGAACGGCGGCGAGATGGAGCTGCACGTGTACGACGCGGGCCACGCGTTCATGCGCGAGGGCGACGAGCGCGCGTACGACGCGAAGGCCGCGAACGAGGCGTGGTCGCGCGCCCTCGCGTACCTCGCCGCGAAGCTGAAGGGCTGA
- a CDS encoding YihY/virulence factor BrkB family protein translates to MANTTHGSHDLGAAHERDRGREAERPTQIPPKGWKDVLLRVKKEMKEDRISVVAASVAFWTILAIFPALIALVLLYGLISDPAEVERQVSSMSSALPGDARTLLSDQMRGIVSTPRQGLGIGLVVSLLGALWAASGGMRALIDALNIAYDQQETRNFFKLRALSIALTVGAILFIALAVFSVGVLPVIFEYVGLGRVVERVLEFGRWPLLALLATIGLSALYRFAPCRTHAKWRWVTPGGVVATAFWLGATALFSFYVSNFGSYNETYGALGGVIVLLLWLYLSSYAVLLGAEINAEMEHQTAKDSTVGEPAPMGERGATMADTLGPSYAR, encoded by the coding sequence GTGGCGAACACGACTCACGGATCCCACGACCTGGGCGCAGCGCACGAGCGAGATCGCGGTCGCGAAGCGGAACGTCCCACCCAGATCCCGCCGAAGGGCTGGAAGGACGTGCTGCTCCGCGTGAAGAAGGAGATGAAGGAGGACCGCATCTCGGTCGTCGCGGCGAGCGTCGCGTTCTGGACGATCCTCGCGATCTTCCCGGCGCTGATCGCGCTGGTGCTCCTCTACGGACTGATCTCCGATCCCGCCGAGGTCGAGCGACAGGTCTCGAGCATGTCGAGCGCGCTGCCCGGCGACGCGCGCACGCTGCTCTCGGATCAGATGCGCGGAATCGTGAGCACGCCGCGGCAGGGCCTCGGCATCGGTCTCGTCGTGTCGCTGCTCGGCGCGCTCTGGGCGGCGTCGGGCGGCATGCGTGCGCTGATCGACGCCCTCAACATCGCGTACGACCAGCAAGAGACGCGCAACTTCTTCAAGCTGCGCGCGCTCTCGATCGCGCTCACCGTCGGCGCGATCCTCTTCATCGCGCTCGCGGTGTTCTCGGTCGGCGTGCTGCCGGTGATCTTCGAGTACGTCGGGCTGGGCCGGGTCGTCGAGCGCGTGCTCGAGTTCGGGCGCTGGCCGCTGCTCGCGCTGCTCGCGACGATCGGGCTCTCCGCGCTCTACCGCTTCGCGCCGTGCCGCACGCACGCGAAGTGGCGCTGGGTGACGCCCGGTGGCGTGGTCGCGACGGCGTTCTGGCTCGGCGCGACCGCGCTCTTCTCGTTCTACGTGTCCAACTTCGGCAGCTACAACGAGACCTACGGCGCGCTCGGCGGCGTGATCGTGCTGCTGCTCTGGCTCTATCTCAGCTCCTACGCGGTCCTGCTCGGCGCGGAGATCAACGCCGAGATGGAGCACCAGACCGCGAAGGACAGCACCGTCGGCGAGCCGGCCCCGATGGGCGAGCGCGGCGCGACGATGGCCGACACGCTCGGTCCCTCGTACGCGCGATAG
- a CDS encoding TetR/AcrR family transcriptional regulator, which yields MKRTSRKAAPSKPPERAYHHGDLPSAMIEAALALIAEEGEDALSLRGVARRVGVDHSAAYRHFEDKRALLAAIAERGFRDLIAKIREAVAAVPEDDPPARLMALADAYVQFALDRPAHFRVMLGPRLNEDERFPTLEAAVGDAFGVLKSLIADGIARGALEDVPVLGAAGAVWSSAHGFAVLLLGKRIPIRRERVKAYMGEIVGPVVRGLERRDRPLATPR from the coding sequence ATGAAGCGCACCTCGCGCAAGGCCGCTCCGAGCAAGCCGCCCGAGCGCGCCTACCACCACGGAGATCTCCCGAGCGCGATGATCGAGGCCGCGCTCGCGCTGATCGCCGAGGAGGGCGAGGACGCGCTCTCGCTGCGCGGCGTCGCGCGTCGTGTCGGCGTGGATCACAGCGCGGCGTACCGGCACTTCGAGGACAAGCGCGCGCTGCTCGCGGCGATCGCGGAGCGTGGGTTCCGCGATCTCATTGCGAAGATCCGCGAGGCCGTCGCCGCGGTGCCCGAGGACGATCCGCCCGCCCGCTTGATGGCGCTCGCCGATGCGTACGTGCAGTTCGCGCTCGATCGCCCCGCGCACTTCCGCGTGATGCTCGGTCCGCGCTTGAACGAGGACGAGCGCTTCCCCACGCTCGAGGCCGCGGTCGGCGACGCGTTCGGCGTGCTCAAGTCGCTGATCGCCGACGGCATCGCGCGCGGCGCGCTCGAGGACGTGCCGGTGCTCGGCGCAGCGGGCGCGGTGTGGTCCTCGGCGCACGGCTTCGCGGTGCTGCTGCTCGGCAAGCGCATCCCGATCCGGCGCGAGCGCGTGAAGGCGTACATGGGCGAGATCGTCGGGCCCGTGGTGCGCGGCCTCGAGCGTCGCGATCGACCGCTGGCCACGCCGCGCTGA